From the Maioricimonas rarisocia genome, one window contains:
- a CDS encoding mandelate racemase/muconate lactonizing enzyme family protein encodes MKITKIDSFAVRIPLKPKRRMISALGQQGDSEYLLVRVETDAGIEGAGEATVMARWSGETVWSAQAMVDRMLAPKLIGLDPRAIEEIDAVIDAVTKDNWFAKSAIEMACWDIAGKDAGKPVYDLLDGPRRSNRIECRFSMGAYPLEQARTIAEELVEAGFRTIKVKVGTNVAEDIARVKTVREVIGPDRALVIDANGGWDAETAIAATKEMQSLNVSLFEQPTPRHEYAGLARVREETGIPVMADDTVFDLAQAQECLRNGACDVISVYPGKNGGIRKSRQIAEVAAERGVACSIGSNLEWDVASAAMCHLVVGTDNLQVERFPGDILGPEYHEFSIVKNPLTIEGPFIETPTGPGLGVEVDWGLATAHSV; translated from the coding sequence ATGAAGATCACAAAGATTGACAGCTTTGCCGTTCGAATTCCGCTGAAGCCGAAGCGTCGGATGATTTCTGCGCTGGGGCAGCAGGGAGATTCGGAATACCTGCTGGTGCGGGTCGAGACGGATGCCGGCATCGAAGGAGCCGGAGAAGCGACCGTCATGGCCCGCTGGAGCGGGGAGACGGTCTGGAGTGCGCAGGCGATGGTCGACCGCATGCTGGCCCCAAAGCTGATCGGGCTGGATCCCCGTGCGATCGAAGAGATCGACGCGGTGATCGACGCGGTGACCAAGGACAACTGGTTTGCGAAGTCGGCCATCGAGATGGCCTGCTGGGACATCGCCGGGAAAGATGCAGGAAAGCCGGTCTACGATCTGCTGGACGGACCGCGTCGATCGAACCGGATCGAGTGCCGGTTTTCGATGGGGGCGTACCCGCTGGAGCAGGCACGGACGATCGCCGAGGAACTGGTCGAGGCGGGCTTTCGAACGATCAAGGTGAAGGTCGGAACGAACGTCGCCGAGGACATTGCCCGGGTGAAGACCGTGCGTGAGGTAATCGGTCCGGACCGGGCGCTGGTGATCGACGCCAACGGGGGCTGGGATGCGGAAACGGCGATCGCAGCCACGAAGGAGATGCAGTCATTGAACGTGTCGCTGTTCGAGCAGCCGACGCCCCGGCACGAGTACGCGGGGCTGGCGCGAGTGCGGGAGGAGACGGGGATTCCGGTGATGGCGGACGACACGGTGTTCGATCTGGCCCAGGCGCAGGAATGCCTGCGGAACGGCGCGTGCGACGTGATCAGCGTCTATCCCGGCAAGAATGGGGGGATCCGGAAATCGCGGCAGATTGCAGAGGTCGCGGCCGAGCGCGGTGTGGCATGCAGCATCGGCTCGAATCTCGAGTGGGACGTGGCGAGTGCCGCGATGTGTCATCTGGTGGTAGGAACTGACAACCTGCAGGTGGAGCGGTTCCCGGGTGACATTCTGGGCCCGGAGTATCACGAGTTTTCGATCGTGAAGAATCCGTTGACGATCGAGGGGCCATTCATCGAGACGCCGACCGGTCCGGGGCTGGGAGTCGAGGTGGACTGGGGGCTGGCGACGGCGCATTCGGTCTGA